In Caloenas nicobarica isolate bCalNic1 chromosome 5, bCalNic1.hap1, whole genome shotgun sequence, a single genomic region encodes these proteins:
- the SSRP1 gene encoding FACT complex subunit SSRP1, which produces MADTLEFNEIYQEVKGSMNDGRLRLSRQGVIFKNSKTGKVDNIQASELAEGVWRRVALGHGLKLLTKNGHVYKYDGFRESEFDKLSDFFKAHYRLELAEKDLCVKGWNWGTVRFGGQLLSFDIGEQPVFEIPLSNVSQCTTGKNEVTLEFHQNDDAEVSLMEVRFYVPPTQEDGVDPVEAFAQNVLSKADVIQATGDAICIFRELQCLTPRGRYDIRIYPTFLHLHGKTFDYKIPYTTVLRLFLLPHKDQRQMFFVISLDPPIKQGQTRYHFLILLFSKDEDISLTLNMNEEEVEKRFEGRLTKNMSGSLYEMVSRVMKALVNRKITVPGNFQGHSGAQCITCSYKASSGLLYPLERGFIYVHKPPVHIRFDEISFVNFARGTTTTRSFDFEIETKQGTQYTFSSIEREEYGKLFDFVNAKKLNIKNRGLKEGMKQSYDEYADSDEDQHDAYLERMKEEGKIREENANDSSDGSGEETDESFNPGEEDDDVAEEFDSNASASSSSGDGDSDRDEKKPAKKAKLVKDRKPRKRQPESKKGKDPNAPKRPMSAYMLWLNASRERIKSDHPGISITDLSKKAGELWKAMSKEKKEEWDRKAEDARRDYEKAMKEYSAGSRAESSRERLKKKKKKQEKQPKGKAEKKGATKSSSSSKSPAKSTNESFKSKEFVSSDESSSAESKKEDSEEEGAASAPPSSEDSASGSD; this is translated from the exons AACGACGGGCGGCTGCGGCTGAGCCGCCAAGGCGTCATCTTCAAGAACAGCAAGACAGGGAAGGTGGACAACATCCAGGCCTCGGAGCTGGCTGAGGGCGTGTGGCGGCGTGTGGCACTGGGCCACGGCCTCAAGCTGCTCACCAAGAACGGCCATGTCTACAAGTACGATGGATTCCGGGAGTCG GAGTTCGATAAGCTCTCGGATTTCTTTAAGGCGCACTATCGCCTGGAGCTGGCGGAGAAGGACCTGTGCGTGAAGGGCTGGAACTGGGGCACGGTGCGGTTCGGAG ggcagctccttTCCTTTGACATTGGGGAGCAGCCGGTGTTTGAGATCCCCCTCAGCAACGTCTCACAGTGCACGACGGGCAAGAACGAGGTGACGCTGGAGTTCCACCAGAACGACGACGCTGAGGTCTCGCTCATGGAGGTCCGATTCTATGTGCCGCCCACCCAGGAGGACGGCGTGGACCCTGTGGAG gcCTTCGCCCAGAACGTCCTCTCTAAGGCGGACGTGATCCAGGCCACCGGAGACGCCATCTGCATCTTCCGGGAGCTGCAGTGCCTGACGCCGCGTGGGCGCTACGACATCCGCATCTACCCCACCTTCCTGCACCTGCACGGCAAGACCTTCGACTACAAGATCCCCTACACCACCGTGCTGCGCCTCTTCCTGCTCCCGCACAAGGACCAGCGGCAGATGTTCTTTGTG atcaGCCTGGACCCCCCGATAAAGCAGGGCCAGACCCGCTACCACTTCCTGATTCTGCTCTTCTCCAAGGACGAGGACATCTCACTGACCCTCAACATGAACGA ggaggaggtggagaagcGCTTCGAGGGGCGGCTCACGAAGAACATGTCGGGCTCCCTCTATGAGATGGTCAGCCGGGTGATGAAGGCGCTGGTGAATCGCAAGATCACTGTGCCTGGCAACTTCCAGGG GCACTCGGGAGCCCAGTGCATCACCTGCTCCTACAAGGCCAGCTCGGGGCTGCTGTACCCGCTGGAGCGCGGCTTCATCTACGTGCACAAGCCGCCCGTGCACATCCGCTTCGATGAGATCTCCTTCGTCAACTTCGCCCGTGGCACCACCACCACCCGCTCCTTTGACTTCGAGATTGAGACGAAGCAGGGCACGCAGTACACCTTCAGCAGCATCGAGAG GGAGGAGTACGGAAAGCTCTTTGACTTCGTCAATGCCAAGAAGCTGAATATCAAGAACCGCGGCCTCAAGGAG GGCATGAAGCAGAGCTACGATGAGTACGCCGACTCGGACGAGGACCAGCACGACGCCTACCTGGAGAGGATGAAGGAGGAAGGCAAGATCCGGGAGGAGAACGCCAACGACAGCAGCGACGGCTCCGGGGAGGAGACGG ACGAGTCCTTCAACCCTGGAGAGGAGGATGATGACGTGGCCGAAGA GTTTGACAGCAACgcctcagccagctcctccagcgGTGACGGGGACAGCGACCGGGACGAGAAGAAGccagccaagaaggccaagcTCGTCAAAGACCGCAAGCCCCGCAAGAGGCAGCCGGAG AGCAAAAAGGGGAAGGACCCCAACGCGCCCAAGCGGCCCATGTCTGCGTACATGCTGTGGCTCAACGCCAGCCGCGAGAGGATCAAGTCAGACCACCCTGGCATCAGCATCACCGACCTGTCCAAGAAGGCGGGGGAGCTCTGGAAAGCCATGTccaaggagaagaaggag GAGTGGGACCGCAAGGCGGAGGATGCCCGGCGGGACTACGAGAAGGCCATGAAGGAGTACAGCGCgggcagcagggctgagagCTCCCG GGAGAGgttgaaaaagaagaagaagaagcaggagaagcagccgaaggggaaggcagagaagaaagggGCCACCAAGTCCTCGTCCTCCAGCAAGTCCCCCGCCAAGAGCACCAACGAGAGCTTCAAGAGCAAGGAGTTCGTGTCCAGCGACGAGAGCTCCTCTGCAGAGAGCAAGAAGGAG GACTcggaggaggagggggcagcCAGCGCGCCCCCCAGCTCAGAGGACTCAGCGTCCGGCTCGGATTAG